The following proteins are encoded in a genomic region of Aquifex aeolicus VF5:
- the flgG gene encoding flagellar basal-body rod protein FlgG, translating into MFRALWTSASGMTAQQTNLDVISHNMANVNTVGYKKMRATFQDLLYQTVEEPGAPTSPTTRSPSGFQIGLGTYVSDTYGIFTQGNLTKTDNQLDIAIQGDGFFKIVLPDGTIAYTRNGQFRLDSEGRIVNSDGYPLDPEITIPADAISVSIAADGTVSVLRQGATEVEEVGRIELAKFVNPAGLRRIGNNLYIQTTASGEPIIDNPGNQGLGTLLQGYLESSNVNIVEEMVNLIIAQRAYEFNTKGIQAADEMLSQAANLRR; encoded by the coding sequence ATGTTTAGAGCTCTCTGGACCTCAGCTTCCGGAATGACGGCTCAGCAGACAAACCTTGACGTCATTTCCCACAACATGGCAAACGTAAATACCGTGGGCTACAAGAAAATGCGTGCTACCTTTCAGGACCTTCTCTACCAAACGGTAGAAGAGCCAGGTGCACCTACTTCTCCAACGACGAGAAGCCCCTCCGGTTTCCAGATAGGTTTAGGAACTTATGTCTCTGATACTTACGGTATATTCACTCAAGGAAACCTCACGAAAACAGACAATCAGCTCGATATAGCCATTCAGGGAGACGGTTTCTTTAAAATCGTTCTTCCGGACGGAACGATAGCCTACACGAGGAACGGACAGTTCAGATTAGACTCAGAAGGTAGGATAGTGAACAGCGACGGATACCCCTTAGACCCTGAGATAACCATTCCCGCGGACGCAATAAGTGTAAGCATAGCCGCGGACGGAACTGTTTCGGTTTTAAGACAAGGAGCAACGGAAGTTGAAGAAGTGGGAAGGATAGAACTCGCAAAGTTCGTAAACCCCGCGGGTTTAAGAAGAATAGGGAATAATCTCTACATTCAAACTACAGCCTCGGGAGAGCCCATAATAGACAATCCCGGAAATCAAGGACTCGGAACGCTGCTACAGGGATATCTGGAAAGTTCAAACGTCAACATAGTTGAAGAAATGGTGAACCTCATAATAGCCCAAAGAGCCTATGAGTTCAACACCAAGGGAATACAGGCGGCGGATGAAATGCTCTCTCAAGCGGCTAATTTACGCCGTTAA
- a CDS encoding NAD(P)/FAD-dependent oxidoreductase yields MKVVIVGNGPAAASAVEAFRKVDRDSEIIILSDEEFPTYAPNCMENVIRDDISKEALFYKGGEKFYEKYRVDFRPKTEVVGIDNKRKVVITKKGEEISYDKCLLAAGAYSFIPPIDGVDLERVTTAKNLYDAYKIRSWILSGKITKAVIIGAGPIGIEDAETLRHMGIDVTVIEVFDRILPRMLDRQMGKLYQKPLEEEGIEFLLEHQVVAIHGKNGEVEAVEVKKRGTDKTFFIKTDMVIISTGVRPRTYLVEGTDIEIHMDKKLNKPIGGILVNEYQQTSDPDVYAAGDIASGVDMWGNHRWIALFPPAQQAGYVAGFNMAGLKVRNNGLVDYNAVKTRSVTAGSGGLFEDADESFFLEYKEYLVKVFLKDGKVRGYQFVGVPKYPKLNPRNPLIRVLNKINTWEEKVLLDKGLGLEASGALFHFFVKLNREFKEVHRRLVEEMFVRAMANPSREIPLFTVQEGEVLKTVGK; encoded by the coding sequence ATGAAAGTTGTAATAGTAGGAAACGGTCCCGCAGCTGCAAGCGCAGTGGAAGCCTTCAGAAAGGTAGACAGAGACAGTGAGATTATAATCCTTTCCGACGAAGAGTTCCCAACCTACGCTCCAAACTGCATGGAAAACGTGATAAGGGACGACATATCAAAGGAAGCTCTCTTTTACAAAGGCGGAGAAAAGTTCTACGAAAAGTACAGGGTTGATTTCAGGCCGAAAACCGAGGTTGTAGGCATAGATAACAAAAGGAAAGTAGTTATCACTAAAAAAGGAGAGGAAATATCCTACGATAAATGTTTGCTCGCCGCTGGAGCTTACTCCTTTATCCCTCCCATAGACGGGGTTGACTTGGAAAGGGTCACGACCGCTAAAAACCTTTACGACGCTTACAAGATAAGGAGCTGGATACTTTCAGGAAAAATAACAAAAGCTGTAATAATAGGTGCGGGGCCCATAGGCATAGAGGATGCGGAAACACTCAGACACATGGGGATAGACGTTACAGTAATAGAGGTCTTTGACAGGATACTCCCGAGGATGCTGGACCGCCAGATGGGAAAGCTGTACCAAAAGCCTCTAGAAGAGGAAGGTATTGAATTCCTGCTTGAACATCAGGTGGTAGCAATACACGGAAAGAATGGAGAAGTTGAAGCGGTAGAGGTAAAAAAGAGGGGAACGGATAAGACCTTTTTCATAAAAACGGATATGGTAATAATTTCCACCGGAGTAAGACCGAGGACTTACCTCGTTGAAGGAACGGACATTGAAATACACATGGACAAAAAGCTCAACAAACCAATAGGCGGTATTCTGGTGAACGAGTATCAGCAAACGAGCGACCCGGACGTTTACGCCGCGGGAGACATAGCCTCAGGAGTGGACATGTGGGGAAACCACAGGTGGATAGCCCTTTTCCCTCCTGCACAGCAAGCCGGGTACGTGGCGGGCTTTAATATGGCTGGACTAAAAGTAAGGAATAACGGTCTGGTTGATTACAACGCAGTAAAGACCCGTTCCGTAACTGCCGGAAGCGGAGGATTGTTTGAAGACGCGGACGAGAGCTTCTTTCTCGAGTATAAAGAATACCTCGTAAAAGTTTTCCTAAAAGACGGAAAAGTAAGGGGATACCAGTTCGTAGGAGTGCCAAAGTATCCAAAACTCAATCCTAGAAATCCTTTAATAAGAGTTTTAAACAAGATAAATACGTGGGAGGAAAAGGTTTTATTGGATAAAGGGCTCGGTTTGGAGGCTTCAGGAGCTCTCTTTCACTTCTTTGTAAAGTTAAACAGGGAGTTCAAGGAAGTTCACAGAAGATTGGTGGAAGAAATGTTCGTGAGGGCGATGGCAAACCCCTCACGAGAAATACCACTTTTCACAGTACAGGAAGGAGAAGTCCTAAAAACAGTAGGAAAGTAA
- the ilvD gene encoding dihydroxy-acid dehydratase, with product MKFRSDKVKKGIERAPHRALLRACGLSDEDFDKPLIGIANSYIDIIPGHVHLREFVEPIKEEVRKLGGVPIEFNVIGVDDGIAMGHEGMHYSLPSRELIADSIETVVNAHQLDALICIPNCDKIVPGMLMGALRVNVPTVFISGGPMLAGEVNGQKVDLISVFEGIGKVKRGEISEQELKVIEASACPTCGSCSGMFTANSMNCLTEVLGLALPGNGTILAIDPRREILARNAVKALFELLEKDVKPRDIVTEEALDDAFTVDIAMGGSSNTILHLLAIAREAGIEYNLAKINEISKRTPTICKISPASHYHIEDLDRVGGIPTIMKELSKLGLLHTERKTVSGKTIGEIISDAPDADGEVVRTIENPYSKDGGIAILFGNLAPEGAVVKTAGVDPKMLTFKGKAICFDSEEEAIEGILGGKVKPGHVVVIRYEGPKGGPGMREMLSPTSAIMGMGLGDKVALITDGRFSGGTRGACVGHISPEAAAGGPIGIVKDGDEILIDIPNRRIELLISEEEFNERMKNFKPKQKEIKSSWLRRYAKLVTSASKGAILEA from the coding sequence ATGAAATTCAGGAGTGATAAGGTAAAAAAAGGAATAGAAAGGGCTCCTCACAGGGCGCTTTTGAGGGCCTGCGGACTTTCTGATGAGGACTTTGACAAGCCACTTATAGGGATAGCAAACTCATACATAGACATAATTCCGGGGCACGTTCACCTGAGGGAGTTCGTAGAACCTATAAAGGAAGAAGTCAGGAAACTGGGCGGAGTTCCTATAGAGTTCAACGTAATCGGAGTTGACGACGGAATAGCCATGGGACACGAAGGTATGCATTACTCCCTCCCCTCCAGAGAACTCATAGCTGACAGCATAGAAACGGTTGTAAACGCGCACCAGCTGGACGCACTCATATGCATTCCCAATTGTGACAAAATAGTTCCGGGAATGCTCATGGGAGCTTTGAGGGTAAACGTCCCCACCGTTTTCATAAGCGGGGGACCCATGCTCGCGGGAGAGGTAAACGGTCAAAAGGTGGATCTCATCAGCGTCTTTGAAGGTATAGGTAAGGTAAAGAGGGGAGAGATTTCAGAGCAGGAACTAAAAGTTATAGAAGCATCCGCCTGTCCCACATGCGGTAGCTGTTCTGGAATGTTTACTGCAAATTCTATGAACTGCTTAACGGAAGTACTCGGTCTTGCACTTCCCGGAAACGGAACTATCCTCGCCATAGACCCGAGGCGTGAAATACTGGCGAGAAACGCGGTAAAAGCCCTCTTTGAACTTCTAGAAAAGGATGTAAAACCGAGGGATATAGTCACGGAAGAAGCCCTGGACGACGCCTTCACCGTGGACATAGCGATGGGAGGCTCTTCAAACACCATACTTCACTTACTTGCGATCGCGAGGGAGGCCGGAATAGAGTACAACCTTGCCAAGATAAACGAGATATCTAAGAGAACACCCACTATATGTAAGATTTCACCCGCATCACACTACCACATTGAGGATCTAGATCGCGTTGGTGGAATACCCACTATTATGAAGGAGCTCTCAAAACTCGGACTCCTTCACACGGAAAGGAAAACCGTAAGCGGTAAAACGATAGGGGAAATAATAAGCGATGCTCCGGACGCCGACGGCGAGGTAGTGAGAACCATTGAGAACCCTTATTCCAAGGACGGAGGTATAGCAATACTCTTTGGAAACCTCGCCCCCGAGGGAGCTGTTGTAAAGACCGCGGGAGTTGATCCCAAGATGCTCACCTTTAAGGGTAAAGCCATATGCTTTGATTCGGAAGAGGAGGCTATAGAGGGAATTCTCGGAGGAAAGGTAAAGCCCGGACACGTGGTCGTGATAAGGTACGAGGGGCCTAAGGGAGGGCCCGGTATGAGGGAGATGCTCTCACCCACTTCCGCAATAATGGGAATGGGACTGGGAGACAAAGTGGCACTCATTACGGATGGAAGGTTCTCCGGCGGAACGAGAGGGGCGTGCGTGGGACACATTTCTCCCGAAGCGGCGGCAGGAGGACCGATAGGAATAGTAAAAGACGGAGACGAGATATTAATAGATATACCGAACAGAAGGATAGAGCTCCTGATTTCCGAAGAAGAGTTCAATGAAAGGATGAAGAACTTCAAACCTAAGCAAAAGGAGATAAAGAGTTCCTGGCTAAGGCGGTACGCAAAACTCGTGACTTCCGCCTCAAAAGGTGCTATCCTCGAGGCTTAA
- a CDS encoding tRNA (guanine(10)-N(2))-dimethyltransferase produces MEIVQEGIAKIIVPEIPKTVSSDMPVFYNPRMRVNRDLAVLGLEYLCKKLGRPVKVADPLSASGIRAIRFLLETSCVEKAYANDISSKAIEIMKENFKLNNIPEDRYEIHGMEANFFLRKEWGFGFDYVDLDPFGTPVPFIESVALSMKRGGILSLTATDTAPLSGTYPKTCMRRYMARPLRNEFKHEVGIRILIKKVIELAAQYDIAMIPIFAYSHLHYFKLFFVKERGVEKVDKLIEQFGYIQYCFNCMNREVVTDLYKFKEKCPHCGSKFHIGGPLWIGKLWDEEFTNFLYEEAQKREEIEKETKRILKLIKEESQLQTVGFYVLSKLAEKVKLPAQPPIRIAVKFFNGVRTHFVGDGFRTNLSFEEVMKKMEELKEKQKEFLEKKKQG; encoded by the coding sequence ATGGAAATCGTTCAGGAAGGAATAGCTAAGATAATCGTACCCGAAATCCCCAAAACGGTAAGCTCAGACATGCCCGTTTTTTACAACCCCAGAATGAGGGTAAACAGGGATCTCGCGGTTCTGGGACTCGAATACCTCTGCAAAAAACTAGGAAGACCGGTAAAAGTAGCGGATCCATTATCCGCAAGCGGTATAAGGGCTATAAGGTTTTTACTTGAAACTTCATGCGTTGAAAAAGCCTACGCAAACGACATAAGCTCAAAGGCGATAGAGATAATGAAGGAAAACTTCAAGCTAAACAACATACCTGAAGACAGGTACGAGATACACGGGATGGAGGCGAACTTTTTCCTGAGGAAGGAGTGGGGTTTTGGGTTCGATTACGTGGATCTCGATCCCTTCGGAACACCCGTTCCCTTTATAGAAAGCGTTGCCCTTTCCATGAAGAGGGGAGGTATCTTGAGCTTAACCGCTACAGACACGGCACCGCTCTCCGGAACATACCCAAAAACCTGTATGAGGAGGTACATGGCAAGACCGCTCAGGAACGAATTCAAGCACGAGGTGGGAATAAGGATATTAATAAAGAAGGTTATAGAGCTTGCGGCACAGTACGACATAGCTATGATACCCATATTCGCCTACTCTCACCTGCACTACTTCAAACTCTTTTTTGTCAAAGAGAGGGGAGTGGAAAAGGTTGATAAATTAATTGAGCAGTTCGGATACATTCAGTACTGCTTTAACTGTATGAACAGGGAAGTGGTTACAGACCTTTACAAGTTCAAAGAGAAATGTCCTCACTGCGGTTCAAAGTTCCACATAGGAGGACCCCTCTGGATAGGAAAACTGTGGGACGAGGAGTTTACGAACTTCCTTTACGAAGAAGCCCAAAAGAGGGAAGAGATAGAAAAGGAAACAAAGAGGATTCTAAAGCTCATAAAGGAGGAGTCACAGCTCCAGACGGTGGGATTCTACGTCCTCTCAAAACTCGCCGAAAAGGTAAAACTTCCGGCTCAGCCCCCTATAAGGATAGCGGTAAAGTTCTTCAACGGAGTGAGGACACACTTTGTAGGTGACGGCTTCAGGACAAACCTTTCCTTTGAAGAAGTAATGAAAAAAATGGAAGAACTAAAGGAGAAACAGAAGGAGTTTTTGGAAAAAAAGAAACAGGGTTAA
- the tsaE gene encoding tRNA (adenosine(37)-N6)-threonylcarbamoyltransferase complex ATPase subunit type 1 TsaE: MELLKEVILESEEDTYKLAEEIAQLLKGSEVICLRGTLGAGKTTFVKALAKALKVKNPSAVRSPTFTLVNEYETDKGKLIHIDLYRVPDFDYSEFIGEGILAVEWEERDKPCDIILEIEILDENKRKVRIYRK; encoded by the coding sequence ATGGAGCTCTTGAAAGAAGTAATCCTTGAAAGTGAAGAGGATACATACAAACTTGCAGAAGAGATCGCACAGCTTTTAAAGGGAAGCGAGGTAATATGTCTCAGGGGAACTTTGGGAGCGGGAAAGACTACTTTTGTAAAAGCTCTGGCAAAGGCTTTGAAGGTAAAAAACCCGAGTGCAGTAAGGAGTCCCACCTTTACACTCGTCAACGAGTACGAAACGGATAAGGGAAAACTGATACATATAGACCTCTACAGAGTTCCCGATTTTGACTACTCCGAATTTATAGGAGAGGGTATCTTAGCCGTTGAGTGGGAGGAGAGGGACAAACCCTGCGATATTATTCTGGAAATAGAGATATTAGATGAAAATAAAAGAAAGGTAAGGATTTACAGAAAATGA
- a CDS encoding RelA/SpoT family protein — protein sequence MSKLGEVSLEEDLEKLLSHYPQHAEEIQRAYEFAKEKHGEQKRKTGEPYIIHPLNVALKLAELGMDHETIIAALLHDTLEDTDTTYEEIKERFGERVAKLVEGVTKIGKIKYKSEQAENYRKLILATAEDPRVILLKLSDRLDNVKTLWVFREEKRKKIAKETMEIYAPLAHRLGVWSIKNELEDWAFKYLYPEEYEKVRNFVKESRKNLEEYLRKYVIPKVRKELEKYGIEAEIKYRSKHYYSIWEKTRRKGIRLEDVHDILGVRIIVNTVPECYTVLGIIHSLFRPVPGKFKDYISLPKPNLYQSLHTTVIADKGKLVEFQIRTWEMHERAEKGIASHWAYKEGKNPSDAGVYSWLRELVESIQGSTNPSEVLENLKSNLFFEEVFVFTPKGDLVVLPKGSTPVDLAYKIHTEVGNHCAGAKSNGRIVPLNYELKSGDVVEIITNPNKSPSYEWLSFVKTSRARNKIKQFLKKQERERYLSEGKRILERIREKLGLSHEDLINKIRERVRFDTEEELLLALGKRKISSANLIKLIFPKKKEEKEERRGSSTVFLEDLSNIKHEVAKCCKPIPGDEILGVITRTKGLVLHEKSCSNLKNVLRLNPEKVKEVQLQASGYFQTDIRVVASDRIGLLSDITKVISESGSNIVSSMTNTREGKAVMDFTVEVKNKEHLEKIMKKIKSVEGVKICKRLYH from the coding sequence ATGTCAAAATTGGGAGAAGTTTCTCTTGAAGAAGATCTTGAAAAACTCCTTTCCCATTACCCCCAGCACGCGGAAGAAATTCAAAGAGCCTACGAATTTGCAAAGGAAAAGCACGGAGAGCAAAAAAGGAAAACGGGGGAGCCCTACATAATACACCCTTTGAACGTAGCCCTCAAACTGGCAGAACTTGGGATGGATCATGAAACAATAATCGCCGCACTTCTCCACGACACGTTAGAAGACACGGACACAACTTACGAAGAGATTAAGGAAAGATTCGGGGAAAGGGTTGCAAAACTCGTGGAAGGTGTTACGAAAATAGGAAAGATTAAGTACAAATCCGAACAGGCTGAGAACTACAGAAAGTTAATTTTGGCAACAGCGGAAGACCCGAGAGTTATACTTCTGAAGCTCTCAGATCGCCTTGATAACGTAAAGACCTTATGGGTTTTCAGAGAGGAAAAGAGAAAGAAAATAGCAAAGGAGACTATGGAAATTTACGCCCCCTTAGCTCACAGGCTCGGTGTATGGAGTATAAAAAACGAGCTCGAAGACTGGGCTTTTAAGTACCTCTACCCAGAAGAATACGAAAAGGTAAGGAACTTTGTAAAGGAATCGAGGAAGAACCTTGAGGAGTATCTCAGGAAGTACGTTATACCAAAGGTTAGAAAGGAACTAGAGAAGTACGGAATAGAGGCTGAGATAAAGTATCGTTCAAAACACTACTACAGTATATGGGAGAAAACAAGGAGAAAGGGGATAAGACTTGAGGACGTCCACGACATATTGGGCGTGAGGATAATAGTCAATACCGTTCCAGAATGCTATACGGTTCTCGGAATAATCCACAGCCTGTTCAGACCGGTTCCGGGAAAGTTTAAGGACTACATATCTCTACCGAAGCCCAACCTCTACCAGTCTCTCCACACAACGGTTATCGCGGATAAGGGAAAGCTGGTTGAATTTCAGATAAGGACTTGGGAGATGCACGAGAGGGCGGAAAAAGGTATAGCCTCCCACTGGGCTTACAAGGAAGGGAAAAATCCAAGCGACGCCGGCGTTTACTCCTGGCTAAGAGAACTCGTTGAGAGCATACAGGGAAGTACAAATCCCAGTGAAGTTCTGGAAAACCTGAAGAGTAATCTCTTTTTTGAAGAGGTTTTCGTTTTTACCCCTAAGGGTGACCTCGTTGTTTTGCCTAAGGGGTCAACACCTGTGGACTTGGCCTACAAGATACACACGGAGGTCGGAAACCACTGTGCGGGAGCGAAGTCAAACGGCAGGATTGTTCCCTTAAATTACGAGTTAAAGAGCGGAGACGTTGTAGAAATAATAACGAATCCCAATAAATCCCCGAGTTACGAGTGGCTTTCCTTTGTAAAGACCTCAAGGGCGAGGAACAAGATAAAACAATTCCTAAAGAAACAGGAAAGGGAAAGGTACTTGTCGGAAGGAAAGAGGATTTTAGAGAGGATAAGGGAAAAACTCGGACTTTCTCACGAGGACTTAATTAACAAAATCAGGGAAAGAGTGAGGTTTGATACCGAAGAGGAACTCCTCCTTGCCCTAGGAAAGAGAAAGATATCTTCCGCAAACCTCATAAAATTAATCTTTCCTAAGAAGAAGGAAGAAAAAGAGGAAAGGAGAGGAAGTTCAACGGTATTTCTGGAAGATTTGAGCAATATAAAGCACGAAGTGGCAAAGTGTTGCAAACCCATTCCGGGAGATGAGATCCTCGGAGTAATCACCAGAACGAAGGGCTTAGTCCTGCATGAGAAGAGTTGTTCAAACCTAAAAAACGTACTGAGATTAAATCCGGAAAAGGTTAAAGAGGTTCAACTTCAGGCTTCGGGATACTTCCAGACCGATATAAGAGTTGTGGCCTCTGACAGGATAGGTCTTCTCTCGGATATAACCAAGGTTATTTCGGAAAGCGGTTCAAACATAGTGAGTTCAATGACAAACACGAGGGAAGGAAAAGCAGTTATGGACTTCACCGTTGAGGTAAAAAATAAGGAACACTTGGAAAAGATAATGAAGAAAATAAAGAGTGTGGAAGGCGTTAAAATTTGTAAAAGGCTTTACCACTGA
- a CDS encoding rod shape-determining protein, giving the protein MIFGRLLRGFSSNIGIDLGTANTAVFVEGKGIVLYEPSIVAIDTKSKKILAVGKEAKEMVGKTPENIQAIRPLRHGVISDFEVTQAMLTYFIKKVLGRSILKPKPITVIGVPTGITPVEKRAVVDAAKSAGAREVYLVAEPMAAAIGAGLPVEEPIGNMIVDIGGGTTDIAVISLAGIVVSNSLRVAGDEMNEAIIQYIKRKLHLLIGEQTAERIKIELGSAIMEEEERQMEIRGRDMTGLPRTETITNHMVTEALEETVNSIVNAVRTTLEKTPPELASDIAERGIVLAGGGSLLRNLDKKIEQETGIKARYADEPLTSVAKGLGMVLENIDLIRRISME; this is encoded by the coding sequence ATGATATTTGGGAGATTACTGAGAGGTTTTTCGAGCAACATAGGAATTGACCTTGGCACCGCAAACACGGCGGTTTTCGTTGAGGGTAAGGGGATCGTCCTATACGAGCCTTCAATAGTGGCAATAGACACAAAGAGTAAAAAAATTCTCGCGGTAGGGAAAGAAGCCAAAGAAATGGTAGGGAAAACCCCCGAAAACATACAGGCTATCCGTCCGCTCAGACACGGTGTGATATCCGATTTCGAAGTTACCCAAGCTATGCTAACTTACTTCATCAAGAAGGTTCTCGGTAGGAGCATACTAAAACCGAAACCAATCACAGTAATAGGTGTTCCTACTGGAATAACGCCCGTTGAAAAGAGGGCAGTTGTGGACGCTGCAAAGAGTGCGGGAGCGAGGGAAGTGTACCTCGTAGCCGAGCCCATGGCCGCGGCCATCGGTGCAGGACTCCCCGTAGAAGAACCAATAGGAAACATGATAGTGGATATAGGTGGGGGAACCACGGATATAGCGGTTATATCCCTGGCCGGTATCGTTGTTTCAAACTCCCTGAGGGTTGCGGGAGATGAGATGAACGAAGCCATAATCCAGTACATAAAGAGGAAACTGCACCTCCTTATAGGTGAACAGACCGCAGAAAGGATAAAGATAGAGCTGGGAAGTGCGATTATGGAAGAAGAAGAAAGACAGATGGAGATAAGGGGAAGGGATATGACGGGACTCCCGAGAACGGAGACAATTACAAACCACATGGTAACGGAAGCGCTGGAGGAGACCGTGAACTCAATAGTGAACGCCGTAAGGACAACACTCGAGAAAACGCCTCCTGAGCTCGCCTCCGACATAGCCGAAAGGGGTATAGTTCTCGCCGGAGGAGGATCACTCCTCAGGAATCTGGACAAGAAGATAGAACAGGAAACGGGAATAAAGGCGAGGTACGCAGATGAACCACTCACTTCAGTTGCAAAAGGTCTCGGTATGGTTCTTGAAAATATAGACCTCATAAGGAGAATATCTATGGAATGA